CCGCTCCGGGCCCCCGACCCCTCCGCCGCTGGGCGTGTCGACCCCGGCGCGGGTAGGCTGAGCCCTGGCGGAGATCCCGCGTTTTGACCCGTCCGGGGCACCCCGGGTATTCTGCCTCTTCGTTGTGTATTGGCTTGCTCATTCTCACGGGACGGGCCCTTACACCGGTCCACCGGGCCGATGACCAGCGACCCACGTACGCGGTATGCGTCACCGCAGTGCGGTCCAGGCTGTCGTGATCGTTTCGGTGACCTGTTCAGGACCATTCACTCGAAGCGAAGGCTACGAACCGTGCGTACGTACAGCCCCAAGCCCGGCGATGTGACGCGCCAGTGGCACGTCATCGACGCCCAGGACATCGTCCTGGGTCGTCTCGCCACCACCGCCGCCACCCTTCTGCGGGGCAAGCACAAGCCGATCTACGCCCCCCACGTCGACGCTGGTGACTTCGTCATCATCATCAACGCGGACAAGGTGCACCTGTCCGGCAACAAGCGGACCCAGAAGATGGCGTACCGCCACTCGGGTTACCCGGGTGGTCTGCGCTCCGTCCGTTACGACGAGCTGCTCGACAAGAACCCCGAGAAGGCCGTCGAGAAGGCCGTCAAGGGCATGCTCCCCAAGAACACCCTGGGCCGTCAGATGCTCACCAAGCTGAAGGTCTACTCGGGCGACCAGCACCCGCACGCTGCGCAGCAGCCGGTGCCGTTCGAGATCACCCAGGTCGCGCAGTAGTTCCGGCCACCCCCTAAGACTGAAACAGAATCTGAGGAGCATCGTGGCCGAGACCACTGCCGAGCAGCCGCTCGAAGAGATCGAGATCGACAGCTACACCACGGAGTCGGACGTTCCCGTCGAGGGCGAGTACACCTCCGAGTCCCTCGCGTCCCGCTTCGGCGAGCCCCAGCCGGCCGCCGGCCTGGGCCGTCGCAAGAACGCCATCGCCCGCGTCCGGATCGTCCCGGGCACCGGCAAGTGGAAGATCAACGGTCGCACCCTTGAGGACTACTTCCCCAACAAGGTGCACCAGCAGGAAGTCAACGAGCCCTTCAAGGTGCTCGAGCTCGAGGGCCGCTACGACGTCGTCGCCCGCATCTCCGGTGGCGGTGTCTCCGGTCAGGCCGGCGCCCTGCGCCTCGGTGTGGCCCGCGCGCTGAACGAGGCCGACGTGGACAACAACCGCGCCCCCCTCAAGAAGGCCGGCTTCCTCAAGCGCGACGACCGTGCGGTCGAGCGCAAGAAGGCCGGTCTGAAGAAGGCCCGTAAGGCCCCGCAGTACAGCAAGCGCTAAACACAGCTGCTGCTCTGTACCCCGAACGCCCCGGCGGCACGCCACTGTGCCGCCGGGGCGTTCGTTTATCGCTGGCTTGGGCGTATAACGGCACAAGATGCTCAAAGGCTGGTGTGATCGCATGTTCACACATGGCAGGTCCGGGATGCGGGAGCCGTGCATCCCGGACTCACGCTTCCTCAAGGAGGACAAGTGGGACGACTCTTCGGCACGGACGGCGTGCGCGGCGTCGCCAACGCGGATCTGACCGCGGAGATGGCGCTCGGCCTCTCCGTGGCCGCGGCGCACGTACTCGCCGAGGCGGGCACCTTCGAGGGCCACCGGCCGAAGGCCATCGTCGGACGCGATCCGCGCGCGTCCGGGGAGTTCCTGGAGGCGGCCGTCGTCGCGGGCCTCGCCAGCGCCGGCGTGGACGTGCTGCGGGTCGGTGTGCTGCCGACGCCCGCGGTCGCCTATCTCACCGGCGCGCTCGGCGCCGACCTCGGCGTGATGCTCTCCGCCAGCCACAACGCCATGCCCGACAACGGGGTGAAGTTCTTCGCGCGCGGCGGCCACAAGCTCGCCGACGAGCTGGAGGACCGGATCGAGTACATCTACGACGAGCACCGGCGCGGCGAGCCCTGGCAGCGGCCCACCGGGTCGGGCGTCGGCCGGGTGCGCTCCTACGACGAGGGGTTCGACCAGTACGTCGCCCACCTCATCGGCGTGCTCCCGAACCGGCTCGACGGCCTGAAGATCGTCCTCGACGAGGCCCACGGCGCCGCCTCCCGGGTCTCGCCCGAGGCGTTCTCGCGGGCCGGTGCCGAGGTCATCACGATCGGCGCGGCCCCGGACGGGCTCAACATCAACGACGGCTGCGGCTCCACGCACCTGGGGCAGCTGAAGGCCGCGGTCGTCGAGCACGGCGCCGCGCTCGGCATCGCGCACGACGGTGACGCCGACCGGTGTCTCGCCGTGGACCACACGGGCGCGGAGGTCGACGGCGACCAGATCCTCGCGGTCCTCGCGCTCGACATGCGGGAACGTTCCGCTCTGCGGTCCGACACCGTCGTCGCGACGGTCATGTCGAACCTCGGCTTCAAGCTGGCGCTGGAGCGGGAGGGGCTGAAGCTCGTCCAGACCGGGGTCGGGGACCGTTACGTGCTGGAGGAGATGAAGCAGCACGGGTACGCGCTCGGCGGCGAGCAGTCCGGGCACGTGATCATCCTCGACCACGCGACGACGGGGGACGGGACGCTGACCGGGCTGATGCTCGCGGCGCGGGTCGCCGCCACGGGGACGCCGCTGCGGGAGCTGGCCGCGGTGATGGAGCGGCTGCCGCAGGTGCTGGTGAACGTGCCCGACGTGGACCGCGGGAAGGTGGGGACGTCGG
The sequence above is a segment of the Streptomyces griseoviridis genome. Coding sequences within it:
- the rplM gene encoding 50S ribosomal protein L13, which gives rise to MRTYSPKPGDVTRQWHVIDAQDIVLGRLATTAATLLRGKHKPIYAPHVDAGDFVIIINADKVHLSGNKRTQKMAYRHSGYPGGLRSVRYDELLDKNPEKAVEKAVKGMLPKNTLGRQMLTKLKVYSGDQHPHAAQQPVPFEITQVAQ
- the rpsI gene encoding 30S ribosomal protein S9, with amino-acid sequence MAETTAEQPLEEIEIDSYTTESDVPVEGEYTSESLASRFGEPQPAAGLGRRKNAIARVRIVPGTGKWKINGRTLEDYFPNKVHQQEVNEPFKVLELEGRYDVVARISGGGVSGQAGALRLGVARALNEADVDNNRAPLKKAGFLKRDDRAVERKKAGLKKARKAPQYSKR
- the glmM gene encoding phosphoglucosamine mutase, producing MGRLFGTDGVRGVANADLTAEMALGLSVAAAHVLAEAGTFEGHRPKAIVGRDPRASGEFLEAAVVAGLASAGVDVLRVGVLPTPAVAYLTGALGADLGVMLSASHNAMPDNGVKFFARGGHKLADELEDRIEYIYDEHRRGEPWQRPTGSGVGRVRSYDEGFDQYVAHLIGVLPNRLDGLKIVLDEAHGAASRVSPEAFSRAGAEVITIGAAPDGLNINDGCGSTHLGQLKAAVVEHGAALGIAHDGDADRCLAVDHTGAEVDGDQILAVLALDMRERSALRSDTVVATVMSNLGFKLALEREGLKLVQTGVGDRYVLEEMKQHGYALGGEQSGHVIILDHATTGDGTLTGLMLAARVAATGTPLRELAAVMERLPQVLVNVPDVDRGKVGTSAELATAVAEAERELGETGRVLLRPSGTEPLVRVMVEAADIEQARAVAGRLADAVKSALG